CAAGGAATATTCTACCAACGCAGTATATCTTATTACTAAAAAAGGAGTCGTTTTATTTGATGTTCCATGGCAGAAAACACAGTACCAAAGCCTGATAGATACAATACAAAAGCGCCATAATCTTCCTGTTATTGCTGTATTTGCCACCCATTCCCATGAGGACAGAGCAGGAGATCTCAGTTTTTATAATAACAAGGGCATCAAGACCTATGCAACGGAAAAAACCAACGAAATCTTAAAGAAGAACGGAAAAGCAACCTCTACTGAAATTATAAAAACAGGAAAACCCTATCGCATTGGAGGAGAAGAGTTTATCGTTGATTTTCTTGGAGAGGGACACACCGCAGATAATGTAGTGGTATGGTTCCCCAAATACCATATATTAGATGGAGGATGTCTGGTAAAAAGCAGAATGGCAGCAGATTTAGGATATACCGGAGAAGCTAATGTAAAGGCGTGGCCTCAGACAATGGCAAAATTAAAATCCAGGTATGCCGGAGCAACGATGGTTATTCCAGGACATGATGAATGGAAAGGTGGAGGTCATGTAGAACATACAATAGATCTCCTGAATAAAAAATAGCAAAAGCCCAGGCAACTTGCCTGGGCTTGTTTCATCAAAAAAATCCCGTAAAACGGGATTTAAATATTTTAACATTTTAATATGGATCAATTAATCCAATACGCTCCAACCTCTTTTCGGATTAGCGTTATTAGAAACTTCCTGTTCATTAACGATGATATTTTCTTTTCTCTGACCGATATAATCAAGTTCACTTAATTTAGAGAAAATAATTTCAAGACTTCTAAGCATCTGCTGGATATAAAGCAAAGGCTCACCACAATTGTGATGATCATAATTGGTTTCAGCAACAATAGAAAGCTGATTCAATAACGTATGAGGGGCAATTTCACTCCATTCCAAACTGTAATTCAGCATTTCTTCCAGCTCGGCAGGAACCAGAACCTGGGTAGAATTATAAAGACGAAGCGCCAGCTTTGCGAAAGAATCAATTAAAAACACCGGTGGTTGCCAGGGAATCACATTTCTGAACTGAAAATACATATCCCCGAACGTATTGATCATGGCATTACACAAAAACTTAACGTTTTGTGCCAGTGCCGTATTCTGATTTTTATGAGAAGCTTTCTGAATGATCTTGAACGCATACTGCTGTAGATTTCCAATAGATTTAGCAAAACTGCCATAGTAATCAATAAGAACAGGATGGCTCTGAATAGAAGTACATGGCGGAATAAAATTAGAATTAACCTGGGCAATATTACCTTTAAGATCAACCTTTCCCACGATCAGATAATTTCCTCCTGAATAGCTGCTGTTGAGCGACGTTACAGGAAGAAGTTCAATATGGTAATTCGGCTGGGCATTTGGGTGTCTTGGAGGGATCTCTTCAGGATCGATATCTCCAAAAGGTACTTTATCAAACGGATTTACTGAAATCAGAATGTAATATTCTCCATCAGCCTGTTCTTCATTCATGGACTTCGCCAATGATTTTACGCTTACCCTTCTGTCCGACAGCTCCATTCTGTATCCGGCCAGTGTTACAGCACTGCAACGTTTGATAACCAGCTGTACATCATTCGTCGCGGTATTGTGAACATCAAAAATGGTTTTATCTGTAAATTCATTTGAGATAGGAAGAAGCCCGTAATTATAAGGAGTGATTCCCAATGAATTGGAATCCCTGATGGTATCAATTAAAAAATTATCCTGATCATTCAGGTGTCTCTGGGAAACTTTCATCCCGTCAACCCAATTGATTGCAAAATGTTTAATAGGCTGTATCATATTAAATACTTTTAAATTTTGTGTGGTTATGATTTTCTTGTTATTCCTTCTTCTTCATGCTGAATAACCCTCTTACAAATTACGACCTCATTTTCAGAAATCCCGTTTGTATTAATATCCTGGTTAAAATCAATATATTTTCTAAAGCTGAAAAATGATTTTTTAGTATAAAAGATCCAGTAATAAGATTCTCTGTCTGCATCCGTAAGGTGAATGATCGATTTAGGATTTTTGTGATTGTAGTCATCCACTACCCTATAAAACCAGTCTCCAAATGTTACTCCGGTTGGCAAAGTCTTAGCCTTAATTCTGAACCTGTTGGAATCTTCTAAGTTTTTACTCAATTCCACATTCAATACCATAAGTCTATCAAAATCCGCGCCTTCAAAATCCGGAAGCCTCTGCTCTGGAGAATAACGCCATGTTTTATAAATATCCACCGGAATACTGATAAACTGAACATAGCAATAATGAAACACCATCGGAACAAGAAATATGATAACACTCGTTGCAGACATGACCGCATTACCGGTTCCCACACTCATCCATTTGAACAGCAATACAAAAAGATATCCTCCGAAAGCAATACACGTTAATGAAAGTATAGACTCAAATAAAATGCTCATCGGCAATGAGTCAATGTGTTTTTTGAAATATTTATCCAATAGATTGACATGGATAATTCCAAAAATTAGGTAAATGATTTGTGCTATAAGATACCAATACGGGTTAAATAGATTTCCGGCAAACCCAAAAAAGCCAGGCAAAGCCAAACATAAACTGCATAGCAGTACATAAATAATAATGACCTTAATTTTAATTGCAGGTTTATTTCTTCTGATTACACCGAGTATAACCATCATGATTACTGCTATTAAAGGCATTAAAATATATCTTAAAAAGATTCCCTTTACTGAAGAAATTTCCATTGGTTGTTTTTCAAATTTATAATGTATTGGTGCTTGTAAATATAGCTAAATTATTTTACAGAAATGTAGAGTATCCAAGGCGGTTTGCATTTCTTTCATCATCTTCCAGCTTAAATGAATATTCCTGTTTTTCGGTGATAAAATTTTCCACTACATCTACCGTTACAGGGAGAAAATAATCGTATAACGCCTGGAGAACTTTTCTGAATGGATTTCCGGGAATATACATTTTCATTTTTTCATACGGAATGGGTCCTATATTTACAACCCAGTTACGTTGTCCGTCCATATGCCTGCCACTGGGAATATAAGTAACTCCCAGTCGGGAATTCCCTAAAAGCATAGAGTCGTCATTTTCCTCTATATCCTCGATAACATTAGGAGTGAAGGTAACTTCTACCGGCACCTGAAGGAAGGCGGTCAGGCATCTTTCAAACCACCTTTTATCTCCACGGATGTTATGGAAAAAAGGTAAAATATGCATAAAGATATAGGCATTCTTTGTATCCAGATGTCTTACAATAGGCCACAGCTCACTGATCGTTTCAAGCAGTGTATCGGTATCGCTTGATACATCAAAGTCAAACTCCTTAGACAGAGCACTGATTTCGGTAAAAAAGATTTCTAATTCAAATGGACGAAAAAATTTGCGCGCGTCTTCCTCAATCCTTTTTTGTTTGCGGATCTCCTTAACAACGCTTTCTACATTCTTTCTTGAGGTGCTTAATGAAGGAGGATGAAACAAACCTTCCGGAAGATAGTCGTATATCCCTTCCCTGTAAGTTTCTATCGTAAATACTTCTTCATCAAATCCCAGATAATTACTTGAAATACTTTTGATATCTTTAAGATAAGCCCTGTCATTGATGCCGATACGGTCAATGAAAATATTGCTTACACTCCTGTGATATTTCAAAAGATTGACGGCTACAGACTCTGCTTTAAAATCTGTCTGCAGCTTATTGTAATGCATATCTACAATATTATTCTCATACATAGTGTTTCCTGTGATTATGGCCTGTAAAGATAATATATCTCATCGCAATGAAAAAAAAATATTATTCAATTTTTATATTTCTACGACAATACTATCGATAACAGCAGTAAAAATATAAAAATTTTGTATAATCAAAGCGGGTTCCGGATAAAAAATATAAAATAAAAGAATACGTAGCTACCTGTTAATTGGAACATGGTTTAATCCATGAATATGATTAAATTTTATTAACCTTATTATAATAATAAGAAATTCACTTTTTTACGCCTTATTACCAAAAGCTAAGTTATCTTTGCAGATTGAAAATGTTATTTACAATGAAAAGTATTTATTCTAAAATTTTAATTTTAGCATTCATTTCCTCTTCTCTTTATTCATTTGCGTGGGGATTAACGGGACACAGAATTATTGCAGAAATCGCAGAGAATCATCTTTCCGGAAAGGCAAGAAGAGAAATCAGAAAAATTATGGGCAAGGAACGCCTGGCCTATTGGGCTAACTGGCCGGACTTTATTAAATCGGATACAACAGGGGTATGGAAGCAGGCTTCAGCATGGCATTATGTAAATATTGATCCGCAGACTGATTTTAAAACCTTTGAGCAAAATTTAAAAGCACAGGCGGGACCAAGCCTTTATTCTCAGGTAAATACGTTATCTGCACAGGTAAAAGATGAAAAAACCCCTGAGAAAGACAGAAAAATTGCATTGATTTTCCTGATCCATATTATGGGAGATTTAGCACAGCCTTTACACGTAGGAAGAGCGGAAGATCTGGGAGGCAACAAGATTAATGTTACTTATTTCGGAGAAAAAACCAACCTGCACTCTGTCTGGGACGGAAAATTGGTTGATTCCCAAAAATACAGCTACACGGAATATTCAAGATTACTGGATATCAAATCAAAAGATGAAGTGAAGCAAATTCAGTACGGGACATTAGAAGACTGGTTGTACGATTCGCATAAAATTGCCAATAAAATATATGCGCAAACACCGGATGGATCCAAATTATCATTTGACTACCAGTATAAGTTTAACGATACTCTGGAAAGACAACTTCTTTACGGAGGTTTAAGACTGGCCAAATTGTTGAACGACCTGTTTTAATAGGATTGATCGTGATGGAACTCAGGGTGGTATGTTGAGTTATATTTTTGTTCAACATCTAACCCCTAAAGTGTGATTCTAAAAATTTCAACGATTAAAAAGATAGGGCGAAACTTCGGTTTCGCCTTTTTGTTTGCGCAAAATTCAGTTTACGTTTAAAAAAAATTAAAACTGGTGTAACCTTTTGACCTCTTCAAGCGTATAATATATAGTAACTCTAGTTTGAGGATAAAATAAATGAGACAGTTAAAAATTACTAAGCAGGTAACCAACAGGGAAACTGCTTCATTAGACAAGTATTTGCAGGAAATTGGTAAGGTAGAATTGATTACTGCAGACGAAGAAGTAGATTTGGCACAAAAAATACGTGCAGGTGACAGAGCCGCACTGGAGAAATTAATCAAAGCCAACCTTCGTTTCGTAGTTTCTGTATCTAAACAATACCAAAACCAGGGACTTTCTTTACCCGATTTGATCAATGAAGGTAATTTAGGATTAATGAAAGCTGCAAAAAGATATGATGAGACCAGAGGTTTCAAATTTATCTCTTACGCAGTTTGGTGGATTCGTCAATCAATTTTACAGGCTTTGGCAGAACAGTCAAGGATTGTAAGATTGCCACTAAACAAGATTGGCTCAATTAACAAAATCAATAAAGCATACGCTCACCTTGAACAGGAAAATGAAAGACCACCTTCTCCGGAAGAATTGGCTGAAGTTCTTGATATGAGCGAAGAGGATATTAAAGAATCTATGAAAAACTCCGGTAGACACCTGTCTATGGATGCACCTTTAGTAGAAGGTGAAGATTCTAATCTTTACGATGTATTGCGTTCCGGAGAATCTCCAAGCCCGGATAAAGATTTAATGCTTGAATCTCTTCAAATTGAAATTGAAAGAGCATTGAACACTTTAACTCCAAGAGAAGCGGATCTTGTAAGATTATACTTCGGATTAAACGGAAAACATCCAATGACTTTAGAAGAAATTGGTGAGACTTTTGACCTGACGAGAGAAAGAGTTCGTCAGATCAAAGAAAAGGCGATCAAGAGACTAAAACATAATACAAGAAGTAAGATTTTAAAATCTTACCTGGGTAAATAATTTAGCCTAAACAATTAGCAGCGGAGTTTGATTTTCAGACTCCGCTTTTTTTATCTTTGTATTTATGATCGAGATTTTTTTTACTCTCAATCAAAAGCCGGCGAAAGCCACAGGATAAAAGGCTACTTCAACTGCGGAATTTTAAATCCGGACTTTAAAATTTTCATAAATTTTAAAAATAAAGGAATTGATATCAATTCCATTTTAATTCAATGTTTGTAACAATACAAAATATATATTCAACTAATCAAATTAAATAATCAGATCTTCAGAAAAAATTCTGTAGTCAGCAAATATCAACTGAAAAAAACAACACATGAAAAAAATACTTTACATCATATCCCTGGTTGCCTTACTAATCTCCTGCAAAGAAAATAATTCGGAGAATGCACCTATTGCAGATAATTTAGTGGATCATGCAGAATCTTCTGTTTCGGGATCTTTTAAAAGTGGTCGGGGTGGTGATATGATCGACCAGATTTACTCTGAATTGATTAAGAATGACAACAATCTGAAAGTACTGGATGATAAAATAAGCGATGCCAACAGGGAAGCCATTCAAGTTATTTTTAAGTATAAAGAAATCCTTGACAAATCTGAATCATACTACCATGATGCTCAGTACCATACTGATGCAATAAGCGATTCCATTCTGAAAAACGAACTAACCAAATCTATCAAAGCAAGCTCTGATCAATATTCTTTAAAAGTCAAAAACATAAAGGATCTTATTAATCAGATTGATATCAATGAAAAGAAAATGAATGATCTTTACACCGCTTTTAAGATCAGAAAGACACTTCCTGAAATTGAAAAATACCAGCAGGCTCATCCTCTGAAAACAGACCAACTGAACATATTCATTAATAAGCAAAATACGCTATTAAAGGAGCTGAAAAACCTTAAATAATTCAGAATACAATAAAAATCCAAATGATGCAATATACCACTCAATGGCTTACTGATAAAAGCCGGATTAAAGAACTTGTTGACTTTTTTATCACCCATAAAACAAAGTCATACATTTCACATGGAGAAATAATTTCAGGAAGAGCAGAAAGTTCGGAAGAATGGAGTGCTGATCTTGAATCCATTCTAACAGAGCAGTTTAACAGTGATTTTAATGCTGGAAGTCCTTCTGCATCAACGGTCAGGATTTTAATTGCAGAAAACGCTGAAAAAGAAATCATTGGGATGCTGGTTTTTAATGTGATTTACAGTGGTTTTAAAAATTATGCAGTGCTAGAAGACATGCTCTTAGATCAGTCTTACCGCGGGCAATCTATCGGAAGTACCCTCCTTGAAAGTGCGATCGAAGAATCCGGGAAGTGGAATATCAGTTTTCTCCTTTTGGAAAGTGGCATTGATAATAAAGGAGCTCATCATTTTTTTGAAAAATATGGTTTTAGAAAAGTTTCCGAAAATTATATTTTAACCCTGTAAGCAGATAATCAAGCTGATATGAATTCAATTTCAATTATCGGAGCCGGAATCGGAGGTCTTACCCTTGGCAATATCCTTAAACAACATCAGCTGGATGTTATATTATATGAATCAGCTCCTGAAATTAAGCCAGTGGGATCAGGAATTATGATGGCCATGAATGCAATGAAGGTATTTGAACAACTAAATCTAAAAGAAAAAGTTGAAAATGCAGGGAATAAAATTCATGGGATCTCTATTACTGACGGTTCATTTCGATCTATTTCAAGAACACATAGTTCAGATCTTGAAAGAAAGTTGAATGTCTCCAATGTAGCCATTCATAGAGCGGAGCTGCAAAAAATCCTTGCTGAAAACATAGGTTTCGAAAACATTCAGCTAAGTCATAATCTACAAAGTATAGAAAAAAATGATAATTATACGTTACACTTTGAAAACAGAACAGCCGTAGAAAGCAACGTTGTTTTTGGAGCGGATGGAATAAAATCCAAAGTTCGGAATCAGATCTTAAAAACAGGAACCATCAGTAATACAGGACAAAAGTGCTGGCGGGGCCTCGTTAACTACGATCTCCCGGAAGAGTACCATCATGAAGCTCTGGAAATGTGGGGAAAAGGTAAACGTTTCGGTTTTGTAAAGATGTCAGCTACAAAAGTATATTGGTATGCCGTAATAAGTGATAAAAGCTTTAAACCGGATATTGATCTCTGCTCTGTTTTCAGTGATTTCAATCCATTGGTAACAAAAATCCTACAAGCAACTTCTCCCGGGGATATCATTTTAAATGATATTACAGACCTCTCTCCCATACCTGAATGGTATTCTGACAATTTATGCCTAATAGGTGATGCCGCGCACGCAACAACTCCTAATATGGGCCAGGGTGCATGCCAGGCTATAGAAGATGCTTATATCATCGGAAAATTGCTTGTAGAGAATAAAGATTTTAACCAGGTCTTCGAAAATTTTCAAAAAATAAGGAGAAAAAAAGTAGACTATGTTGTCAATACCAGCCGGATGATTGGAAAAATATCTCTGTGGAAATATGGCACAGGATTCAGGAACTTTTTAATGAGGCAAATCCCTGAAAGTACCAATAAAAAACTGATTGAAAAACTGGTATATCTGGAGCTATAACCATTATAGAGTCAGCAATCTTCTTCCGTTAAGTCAGTAAATAGAATAAAAAAATTGTATAGTTTTAATTAAATTACGCTTTAAATAAAACTATACAATCAATTATATTAAAGACAGTTAAGGTTTTTATTTAATTTCTGACTTTATACTCCCACATGAAAGCATTTTACTTCCGTAGTAAGGATTTACAACCTGCTTTTCATTACTTAGCCAGCTTCCGTCAGCCATAGGACAATACATTACAAAAACAGGTTTTCCGGATAGATTGAACTGCTTTGTCAGCGCCATCATATCTTTTGAAAGATTCAGAAAGGCCTCTCTTTGGGTATCTATACTTTTGGTTCCGGAAATAGTACCGGCATTCTTTTTCAGAGCAGACAAATGAGTCGATGAAATAACTTTAGGATCTATTGCAGCAGCTGTCTTAACGAATTCTGCGGCTGCTTTTGATGTTTTATCAGCATCGTCTGTTGTTAAAGCTGTTTTAATAGAAATATAATCCTGATATAATTTTGAAACCTGAGGATTGGATTGCGATTGTGCAGATATAGACAGTACTGAGAATATAGAAAGTACTGCTGTAATGATATACTTTTTCATTGTTTTAAATTTAGAATTGAAAATTTTAATATTAATAAGGTCCTGGAATATCACAGATGGTGATAATCATCTTGTTCATCAAATAAAAACCATTGGACGAAAGATTAAATTTTAAATTCTGAAATTACAATGTTCAATAAAAATAGGAACTGATCTCCTATCAGGTGGTGGATTGACAGTGGTTCGCGAAAATTTTTCAGCTGAAAAAGATCGGTCTGCATAAAAAGTTTCGTCACTTTGAAGCCTTGGAATCGCTTTCAGTAATTTGATTTTCAGAAAATCTGACTTTTGCGAATCATCAACTTTTAAAACCTTAATTTCTGTCTTGCAGCAGTCCTTTTTGGACTTAACACCACATTTAGAGCATATGTCATCGGTTTTCCGGCTTACAGAAACCAGCTCTTCCATACAATAATGCACCCTAAAAACAGCTCCGGAAGAAAATCCGAAGTAGAAAATAGAAAACACTATGGCCAGAATCTTTTTCATATGTTGAAGCAAAGGTAAAAATATCTTTGATTTTGTTGTTATAAAATTATGTAACGTTGTTATAAAATTCGGGAAATAAAAAGCTTCTGAAATCTTCAGAAGCTTTTTTATATTTTATCTACTTCAGATTAACCGTTTTTAATGATCAGACGGTCATCTCAGTGAAAATCTTATTTAAGCTTAAATTCAAGTTTTACATTGAAAAATCTTCCGGTCAGACGCACCGGTACCGGATACATCAGATTGGTATTCGCATCGGTAATCCATTGATTGGCTACCGTATTCCTGATGTTAAATGCATTGAATACCTGTACTCCTAAAGTAAGCTCCTCAAAATTGCCCCAGAAACCATATGTCTGTTTTTTATCTTTTGAATCAATGAATACTTTGGATAGTCCTATATCCACTCTTTTATAAGACGGTAAGGTACTCTGATATCTATACGGGGCATTCACGTCCGGTGCACCATTCTGATCCAATATGATCGGCGATCCTGTCGGTAATCCCATTGCATAGGTTAAAGTAAGATTCACTCTCATTGAAGGAAATTGAGGCATATAATCCTGATAGAACATCGCAAATCTTAACCTCTGATCAGTAGGTCGGGGAATATTCCCTCTCCCATCGATATTTTCATACACCCTCGCATAACTTGCAGACAGCCATGAATCAATTCCGGGAACAAATTCTCCGAATAACCTGGCATCAAGTCCATAGGCATATCCGGAAGCATTATTTTTCCCTGAATAACGGATCCTTACATTATCCATGTAGTATGGAATAAGATCATCCATCTTTTTATAATAAGCTTCTGTAGTCAATTTAAACGGACGATCATACATCTGGAACTCATAATCATTTGCCAGAATCAGCTGTATGGAACGCTGGGATTTGATGGTGTTATTGAAATTCCCGTCCAGGTCCTTAATCTCTTTGTAAAAAGGTGCCTGATAGTATATCCCGCCCGAAAGCCTGAATAACATATCCGTATCCCAGTCAGGTTTTACAGCAAACTGAACGCGGGGCGAGAAAATGGTTTCATTATTAAAGCTCCAATGGGCAACCCTTGCTCCGGCGTTGATGAAAACCTTATTGGTTCCCCAATAAAATTTCTGGGAATACTGTGCATAGGCTGATAATCGTGTTGGCTCAATAGCATTCTGCCCTGCTATTCTGTATAATAATTTAAGATCTCCCGGTGTTCCGAATCTTGGATCATCTATAGGCCTTGGAATACTATAGCCGGCAGAGTCAATTAATTTCCATTCATTGGTAAGATCCTTGAGGTTTTCTTTTTCATATTTAAATCCTACTTCGATATCAGTATTCACATTCGGAGAAAAACGTCCTCTGAACTGGGCTCCGTAGGTTCTTACGAAAAGATCATTCCTTGCATGGTCTATCTGTCCTCCAGTATCATAGGTCGTTATAGGTGCTCCGGTGATCGGATCAAATGTTTGTAATATATATTGGGATTGAATAGAATAATATTCTCGCTCCCTGTTTTGATAGGCAAAAGCATCTAATGTAAACCTCCACTTTTCCGATGGTTTGAAATTCATCGAAAGTGTTCCCATCATGTTTTTATACTGGTCATTTTCTTTTCCGGCATAAAAAACAGTAAGATTAAGAGGTCTTTGAAGCGTTCCGAAATCCACACTCCTTTCTTTAGGAATCATTTCATAATCATTCTTGGAATAATATCCTACAAATGAAAGGCTAAGCTTAGGATTGAAATGATAATTGATATACGATTGAAAATCCCAATAGGTAGGATTAAAATTGGTATCTTCTTTCAAGGTATTCAGAACCAGATTGGTATTTCTGTACCGGCCGGAAAATAAAGCAGTCAGCTTTTTATTTTTTGAAGCCAAACCGGTCGTTAGTCTGCCTCCGATCAAACTTGCTTCCCCGGAAAGTTCAAATTTCTCAGGTTCCCGGTAATAAATATTCAGCGCAGAGGACATCTTATCTCCATATCGGGGTTCAAAACCTCCTGCAGAAAAATTAACTGTTGAAACCATATCGGGATTGATGATACTTAACCCTTCCTGTTGAGAGTTTCTGATCAAAAAAGGCCTGTAGATTTCAATATCATTAATATAGATAAGGTTTTCATCATAGTTTCCACCACGAACCATATATTGTGAAGAAAGCTCTGTATTGGAGTTTACGGAAGGTAAGGTTTTCAGAATTCCTTCTATTCCTCCCGAAATACTTGCAACATTCTTAGCATCTTTGGCTGAGATTTTTACAGTACTGAGATCACTGGTTTTACCAACGACTTTTTTCTGGAACACAACTTCCTCAATATCTCTGTATTTTGCAGTATCCTTCTTTTTTGTCTGAGAGAACACTAACATGGGAACCATAAGGCTCAGCGGTAAAACTAGTTTTTTCAAAAGAAATGTTTTAAGAATTTCTAAAATTAAGTATTTTTTAACAATTACAAAATCGATTCTCTAATTCTTGTTAATTTTTGTAACAAATCTTCTAATAAATCCAGCCTTAACATATTAGCTCCATCAGATAATGCCGTTTCCGGTGTAGGATGTGTTTCTATGAAAAGTCCATCCGCTCCTACTGCAATTCCAGCTTTTGCAATTGTTTCAATCAGGTCTGGTCTTCCTCCAGTAACTCCTGAATTCTGATTAGGCTGTTGTAAAGAATGGGTAACATCCAGAATAACAGGGGCATATTGCCTCATAGTAGGAATCCCTCTGTAGTCAACGATAAGGTCTGTATATCCGAAAGAATTCCCTCTTTCAATAATTGCTACTTTCTGATTATCGGAATCTGTTATTTTCTGAACAGCGAACTTCATGGATTCCGGAGACAGGAACTGTCCTTTTTTCAGGGTCACACATTTTCCGGTTTTCGCTGCTGCCACCAAAAGATCCGTCTGACGGACTAAAAATGCGGGAATCTGTAAAACATCTACATACTGGGCAGCCAAAGCTGCATGCTCATTTTCATGAATATCTGTTGTTGTAGGAATATTAAAAGTTTCCCCAACTTTTTTTAGAATTTCAAGAGACTTTTCTTCCCCGATCGTAGTAAAGGAATCTACTCTACTTCTGTTGGCTTTCTTGAAGCTTCCTTTAAAAATATATGGTATATTATATTTGTTGGTAATTTCTATTACTTTTTCAGCAATCCTCAATGCCATGTCTTCGCCTTCGATGATACAAGGTCCTGCTGTAAGAAAAAAGTTTTTTGAATCTTTGTGATGGATATTATCTAAATACTGGATCATTTTATTATAATTAAAAAGTTCAGTAAAAATACTTATAATGTTTCAGAATCCGAAATTATTTAAAGCCTTAATATTACTGGAATTCCAAGGTCTTTTTCCAAAACATTAATAATATTAAGACTCCATCTTCTTAAGAATTTTCTCAAAAGTATTAATATTTCTACTGGTAAACTGGTCTTTCATACTTTTCTTTCCCAGAATTTTCCCGAAGCTGGAGTCTAATGTATTCCCCTTAGGAACCTGCCAGTAAAAAATATCATTGATAATCTCACCCTTCTCATTTTCAGCTTTGGAAGACAATTCAAATTCTTTCATTAAAATACCTTCTACACCTTCATTTCCTATAAAAGTATAGCTATGAAAATCTTCGTTTTTTTCAAAGGGATTTCCGTTCCAGAAGTTTTCAATTTCAGCACCAGACCTGATAAAAAGAAAAGCATCATAAGAAAAATGTTCAGACATTGCTGCTTCCAGAATTTTTTTAAGATCTGCCACATTCTTATCGGAAGAAAAAACAATATTTCCGGAAGCCAGAATAGAGCTTACGTTTTTCATTCCGGCTTTTACAAAGACTTTACAAACATCGGCCATTTTCATGTTCGTTCCTTTTACATTCACACCTCGAAGAAAAGCACAGTATTTCATAGTTTTAGTTTTTTAAGGTTTGATTATTACAGGTTGGTCAAAGTTGAGAGCAACTACCTATCACTTTATCCTAACGTACAAATTATAATCCGTCCCGGAAGGTTTAAGACGATAAATCTTTTCCAGAATTGTATTCTCACTTTTTAGATGGTCTTTGATCCTGAATTCTTCCAATAATCTGTAGTGAGTTTTATAATATTCCGCATCTTTTCCTTTAAACAAGTCATTATAAGAAAGCAGATATTTGGGTTTTCTGTTTTTAACGGTGTTGATCCAGTAATTGGCTTTATCTTTCTTGATTTCGGTCTGAATCTGTTTATCCACCAAACCAACTTCATC
The sequence above is drawn from the Chryseobacterium daecheongense genome and encodes:
- a CDS encoding GNAT family N-acetyltransferase, whose translation is MMQYTTQWLTDKSRIKELVDFFITHKTKSYISHGEIISGRAESSEEWSADLESILTEQFNSDFNAGSPSASTVRILIAENAEKEIIGMLVFNVIYSGFKNYAVLEDMLLDQSYRGQSIGSTLLESAIEESGKWNISFLLLESGIDNKGAHHFFEKYGFRKVSENYILTL
- a CDS encoding S1/P1 nuclease, producing MKSIYSKILILAFISSSLYSFAWGLTGHRIIAEIAENHLSGKARREIRKIMGKERLAYWANWPDFIKSDTTGVWKQASAWHYVNIDPQTDFKTFEQNLKAQAGPSLYSQVNTLSAQVKDEKTPEKDRKIALIFLIHIMGDLAQPLHVGRAEDLGGNKINVTYFGEKTNLHSVWDGKLVDSQKYSYTEYSRLLDIKSKDEVKQIQYGTLEDWLYDSHKIANKIYAQTPDGSKLSFDYQYKFNDTLERQLLYGGLRLAKLLNDLF
- a CDS encoding type VI secretion system baseplate subunit TssG, with product MHYNKLQTDFKAESVAVNLLKYHRSVSNIFIDRIGINDRAYLKDIKSISSNYLGFDEEVFTIETYREGIYDYLPEGLFHPPSLSTSRKNVESVVKEIRKQKRIEEDARKFFRPFELEIFFTEISALSKEFDFDVSSDTDTLLETISELWPIVRHLDTKNAYIFMHILPFFHNIRGDKRWFERCLTAFLQVPVEVTFTPNVIEDIEENDDSMLLGNSRLGVTYIPSGRHMDGQRNWVVNIGPIPYEKMKMYIPGNPFRKVLQALYDYFLPVTVDVVENFITEKQEYSFKLEDDERNANRLGYSTFL
- a CDS encoding RNA polymerase sigma factor RpoD/SigA; the protein is MRQLKITKQVTNRETASLDKYLQEIGKVELITADEEVDLAQKIRAGDRAALEKLIKANLRFVVSVSKQYQNQGLSLPDLINEGNLGLMKAAKRYDETRGFKFISYAVWWIRQSILQALAEQSRIVRLPLNKIGSINKINKAYAHLEQENERPPSPEELAEVLDMSEEDIKESMKNSGRHLSMDAPLVEGEDSNLYDVLRSGESPSPDKDLMLESLQIEIERALNTLTPREADLVRLYFGLNGKHPMTLEEIGETFDLTRERVRQIKEKAIKRLKHNTRSKILKSYLGK
- a CDS encoding TssN family type VI secretion system protein; its protein translation is MEISSVKGIFLRYILMPLIAVIMMVILGVIRRNKPAIKIKVIIIYVLLCSLCLALPGFFGFAGNLFNPYWYLIAQIIYLIFGIIHVNLLDKYFKKHIDSLPMSILFESILSLTCIAFGGYLFVLLFKWMSVGTGNAVMSATSVIIFLVPMVFHYCYVQFISIPVDIYKTWRYSPEQRLPDFEGADFDRLMVLNVELSKNLEDSNRFRIKAKTLPTGVTFGDWFYRVVDDYNHKNPKSIIHLTDADRESYYWIFYTKKSFFSFRKYIDFNQDINTNGISENEVVICKRVIQHEEEGITRKS
- the blaIND gene encoding IND family subclass B1 metallo-beta-lactamase, translating into MKKRSQFLIISIVFLSQFIHAQVRDFVIEPPIKPNLYIYKTFGVFGGKEYSTNAVYLITKKGVVLFDVPWQKTQYQSLIDTIQKRHNLPVIAVFATHSHEDRAGDLSFYNNKGIKTYATEKTNEILKKNGKATSTEIIKTGKPYRIGGEEFIVDFLGEGHTADNVVVWFPKYHILDGGCLVKSRMAADLGYTGEANVKAWPQTMAKLKSRYAGATMVIPGHDEWKGGGHVEHTIDLLNKK